From the genome of Nocardia sp. NBC_01503, one region includes:
- the wzm gene encoding galactan export ABC transporter permease subunit Wzm/RfbD has protein sequence MRADENPVPLVSDSQSFARAFKDFRDGFSQRELWLALGWQDIKQRYRRSVLGPFWITIATGLQAAAMGVLYATLFGQSLSSYLPYVTVGLIVWNVINASILEGSDVFIANEGLIKQLPSALSVHVYRLVWRQFLFFAHNLIIYVIMLAAFSIWRHLHWSALLAMPGLLLIFLNALWVTIVFGIFSTRYRDLAPILGSTTLMLFVLTPVMWKPTALSGTASDRAKLAELVPTFHYLEIVRAPLLGDPIHLRSWIVVLAITVVGWIVAILAMKKFRSRVPYWV, from the coding sequence GTGCGCGCGGACGAAAACCCGGTGCCTCTAGTGTCGGATTCCCAGTCCTTCGCGCGCGCCTTCAAGGACTTTCGCGACGGATTCTCCCAGCGTGAATTGTGGTTGGCGCTCGGCTGGCAGGACATCAAGCAGCGTTATCGGCGCTCGGTGCTGGGGCCGTTCTGGATCACCATCGCCACCGGTTTGCAGGCGGCGGCCATGGGTGTGTTGTATGCCACCCTGTTCGGGCAGTCACTGAGTTCTTATCTGCCATATGTGACGGTCGGGCTGATTGTCTGGAATGTCATCAATGCCAGCATTCTCGAAGGCTCCGATGTGTTCATCGCCAATGAGGGCCTGATCAAACAACTTCCGTCCGCATTGAGCGTGCACGTCTATCGGCTGGTGTGGCGGCAGTTCCTGTTCTTCGCGCACAACCTGATCATCTACGTGATCATGCTGGCCGCGTTCAGCATCTGGCGGCATCTGCACTGGTCCGCGCTGCTGGCGATGCCCGGACTGCTGCTGATCTTCCTCAACGCGCTCTGGGTGACCATCGTCTTCGGCATCTTCAGCACCCGGTACCGCGATCTCGCACCGATCCTGGGCAGCACCACGCTGATGCTGTTCGTGCTCACCCCGGTCATGTGGAAGCCGACCGCGCTCTCGGGCACCGCGAGCGACCGTGCCAAGCTGGCCGAACTGGTGCCGACCTTCCACTACCTGGAAATCGTGCGCGCCCCGCTGCTCGGAGATCCGATTCACCTGCGCAGCTGGATCGTGGTACTGGCCATCACCGTCGTGGGCTGGATTGTCGCGATACTGGCTATGAAGAAGTTCCGTTCCCGCGTCCCCTACTGGGTGTGA
- the wzt gene encoding galactan export ABC transporter ATP-binding subunit Wzt/RfbE — protein sequence MTDHVSIEAQNAWVEFPIFDAKSRSLKKAVLGSAGGAIGRNQSDVVVVEALRDITMSLKEGDRVGLVGHNGAGKSTLLRLLSGIYEPTRGTARIRGRVAPVFDLGVGMDPEVSGYDNIIIRGLFLGQTRKKMLSLIDEIADFTELGEYLAMPLRTYSTGMRVRLAMGVVTSIDPEILLLDEGIGAVDAEFMKKARIRLQELVSRSGILVFASHSNEFLAQLCDSAMWIDHGQVRMHGGIEEVVRAYEGPEAGDHVAQVLRDLAREPERNPA from the coding sequence ATGACCGACCATGTGAGTATCGAAGCCCAGAACGCGTGGGTGGAGTTTCCGATCTTCGACGCCAAATCCCGCTCGCTGAAGAAGGCCGTGCTGGGGTCCGCCGGTGGCGCCATCGGGCGCAACCAGTCCGATGTGGTGGTGGTCGAGGCGCTGCGCGATATCACCATGTCGCTGAAGGAAGGCGATCGCGTCGGCCTGGTCGGGCACAATGGCGCGGGCAAATCGACACTGCTGCGGCTGCTTTCGGGCATCTACGAGCCCACCCGCGGTACCGCCCGGATTCGCGGCCGGGTCGCACCGGTCTTCGATCTCGGCGTCGGTATGGATCCGGAGGTGTCGGGCTACGACAACATCATTATTCGCGGTCTGTTCCTCGGGCAGACCCGTAAGAAGATGCTGTCGCTGATCGATGAGATCGCCGACTTCACCGAATTGGGCGAATATTTGGCGATGCCGCTGCGCACCTACTCCACCGGAATGCGCGTGCGCCTGGCCATGGGCGTAGTCACCTCCATCGATCCGGAGATCCTGCTACTCGACGAGGGTATCGGCGCGGTCGACGCGGAATTCATGAAGAAGGCGCGAATCCGATTGCAGGAATTGGTTTCCCGCTCCGGCATTCTGGTCTTCGCCAGCCACTCCAATGAATTCCTGGCCCAGCTGTGCGATTCCGCGATGTGGATAGATCATGGACAGGTACGCATGCACGGCGGCATCGAAGAGGTCGTGCGCGCGTACGAAGGCCCGGAGGCGGGCGATCACGTGGCGCAGGTGCTGCGGGATTTGGCACGTGAACCCGAACGGAATCCCGCATGA
- the glfT1 gene encoding galactofuranosyltransferase GlfT1, with product MSERSERPVGAVDQTTPHFGDDARIVAIVVTHKRKDLLAESLKVLSTQTRAIDHLIVVDNGNEAEVGELVRNQPIESTYLGSAHNLGGAGGFALGMLHALTMGADWVWLADDDGRPDGPEVLATLFDCAKRHQLVEVSPVVADIDDPDRLAFPLRRGVVWRRLRSELGDEDFLPGIASLFNGALVSAQAVDIIGVPDLRLFVRGDEVEVHRRLVRSGLPFGTCLQTAYLHPNGSEEFKPILGGRMHTQYPDDPVKRYFTYRNRGYLMAQPGMRKLLPQELARFGWFFLMQQKDPQGFMEWLRLQRLGRREQFRKPEAKT from the coding sequence ATGAGCGAGCGCAGCGAGCGACCAGTAGGCGCCGTAGACCAGACCACACCGCATTTCGGCGACGATGCCCGCATCGTCGCCATCGTGGTGACCCATAAACGCAAGGACCTGCTCGCCGAATCGCTGAAGGTGCTCTCCACCCAGACGCGGGCGATCGACCACCTCATCGTCGTGGACAACGGCAATGAGGCCGAGGTCGGTGAACTGGTGCGCAATCAGCCCATCGAATCCACCTATCTGGGTTCGGCGCACAATCTCGGCGGCGCGGGCGGTTTCGCGCTCGGCATGCTGCACGCGCTCACCATGGGCGCGGACTGGGTGTGGCTGGCCGATGACGACGGCCGGCCGGACGGGCCGGAAGTGCTTGCCACCCTGTTCGATTGCGCCAAGCGGCATCAGCTGGTCGAGGTGTCGCCGGTGGTCGCCGATATCGACGATCCGGATCGACTCGCCTTCCCGCTGCGCCGCGGCGTGGTGTGGCGGCGGTTGCGCTCCGAACTGGGCGACGAGGATTTCCTACCCGGGATCGCCTCGCTGTTCAATGGCGCGCTGGTCTCCGCGCAGGCCGTCGACATTATCGGCGTACCGGATCTGCGGCTGTTCGTGCGCGGTGACGAGGTCGAGGTGCATCGGCGACTGGTGCGCTCGGGACTGCCGTTCGGCACCTGTCTGCAGACCGCGTACCTGCACCCCAATGGGTCGGAGGAGTTCAAGCCGATTCTGGGCGGGCGTATGCACACGCAGTATCCGGATGATCCGGTGAAGCGGTACTTCACCTATCGCAATCGCGGATATCTGATGGCGCAGCCCGGTATGCGAAAGCTGTTGCCGCAGGAGCTGGCTCGCTTCGGCTGGTTCTTCCTGATGCAGCAGAAGGATCCGCAGGGCTTCATGGAGTGGCTGCGGTTGCAGCGGCTCGGCCGGCGCGAACAGTTCCGCAAGCCCGAGGCCAAGACCTAA
- the rsgA gene encoding ribosome small subunit-dependent GTPase A, protein MSVVDFDLLAPYGWTPDVAAEYLPLLGDSLIPARLLRMDRSECDVAVPIASTRLPDQAEAVIVRARCPRSDSEVSGLCTGDWVGLSNEYGERPTTRRMLNSAVVRKLLPRRTAIVRAAVSGHSDSRARATDQVLAANVDTVLICSPGDGDVDLGRIERMLALAWESGAQPVVVLTKADLAVDLSLDQVRAAAPGATVLAVSAATGLGMEVLSAVLDGTVALLGPSGAGKSTLANALLGSEVFATNEVREGDKRGRHTTVHRELRPLPGGGTLIDTPGLRSVGLWDAGAGIGRTFSDIESLAAACRFTDCSHDREPGCAVRAAIESGALPERRLTSYRKLSRENEWMAARSDNRLRAERERAWRQINKDQRRMYRQRSQFGR, encoded by the coding sequence ATGTCTGTGGTCGATTTCGACCTGCTCGCGCCCTACGGCTGGACCCCCGATGTGGCCGCCGAATACCTTCCGCTGCTGGGTGATTCACTGATCCCGGCGCGACTGCTGCGCATGGATCGCAGCGAATGCGATGTGGCGGTGCCGATCGCCAGCACCCGCCTGCCCGATCAGGCCGAGGCCGTCATCGTGCGGGCCCGCTGCCCCCGCTCGGACTCCGAGGTCAGTGGCCTGTGCACCGGCGACTGGGTCGGATTGAGCAATGAATACGGTGAACGGCCGACCACCCGCCGCATGCTGAATTCCGCGGTGGTGCGAAAGCTGTTGCCGCGCAGGACCGCGATCGTGCGCGCCGCGGTCTCCGGGCACTCCGATTCCCGCGCTCGCGCCACCGATCAGGTACTGGCCGCGAATGTGGATACCGTGCTGATCTGTTCGCCCGGCGATGGGGATGTCGATCTCGGGCGCATCGAGCGCATGCTCGCCCTGGCCTGGGAATCCGGTGCGCAACCGGTGGTGGTGCTCACCAAAGCCGATCTGGCGGTGGATCTTTCACTGGACCAGGTACGGGCCGCCGCACCCGGCGCCACGGTGCTGGCGGTGAGCGCGGCCACCGGCCTCGGCATGGAGGTGCTGTCCGCTGTCCTGGACGGCACGGTAGCCCTGCTCGGCCCCTCCGGCGCGGGTAAATCCACCCTCGCCAATGCCCTGCTGGGCTCGGAAGTGTTCGCCACCAACGAGGTTCGCGAGGGCGATAAGCGCGGCCGGCACACCACCGTGCACCGCGAACTCCGCCCCCTGCCCGGCGGTGGCACCCTCATCGACACCCCGGGCCTGCGCTCCGTCGGACTCTGGGATGCCGGTGCGGGTATCGGCCGCACCTTCAGCGATATCGAATCCCTGGCCGCCGCATGCCGTTTCACCGACTGTTCGCACGATCGTGAACCCGGCTGCGCCGTCCGAGCGGCCATCGAATCGGGTGCCCTGCCCGAGCGCCGCCTGACCAGCTACCGCAAACTCTCCCGCGAGAACGAGTGGATGGCGGCCCGCTCCGACAACCGCCTGCGCGCCGAGCGCGAACGCGCCTGGCGGCAGATCAACAAGGACCAGCGCCGCATGTACCGCCAACGCTCCCAATTCGGCCGATGA
- a CDS encoding sensor histidine kinase, with protein MTVVRWVATRVRAMPGALWYLGMGAITSLVSIFAVVGLLIIGAACLVGVGIPVMPEAVKVVRPLVRLDRWRAGKYLGREIPVPYQPLEGGWREQWATLVRDPANRRDLGWLAWNAAVGLVLGVLAVALPISAVVKIVGPWSWRLLPGGSVDDLEIVVDSWGMAAVSSTTGLFVLWLALQAPVVARWQARIVAALLGPAKGLELAHRVAALTATRAAALDAHGAELRRIERDLHDGAQARIAAVIMQLGVADQLRQRDPAAADELVRKAQDTATAALSELREVVRSVYPPVLSDRGLASAISALAARSPIPCTVDLGRGAQPPSSEDTAPGPHAADAFPRRPAAVEAAAYFVIAEALTNATKHSRAQHVSVSLGGTTELLTVEIRDDGVGEARDIEGGGLAGIRRRAEALDGRMLLSSPAGGPTVVRVELPCGS; from the coding sequence ATGACCGTCGTGCGGTGGGTGGCGACCCGGGTGCGGGCGATGCCGGGGGCGCTCTGGTATCTCGGCATGGGTGCCATCACCTCGCTGGTATCGATATTCGCGGTCGTCGGGCTGCTGATCATCGGGGCCGCATGCCTGGTCGGGGTGGGGATTCCGGTAATGCCGGAGGCGGTGAAGGTGGTGCGGCCGCTGGTTCGGCTGGATCGGTGGCGGGCCGGGAAGTACCTCGGGCGGGAGATTCCGGTCCCGTATCAGCCGCTGGAAGGCGGATGGCGGGAGCAGTGGGCGACGCTGGTCCGGGATCCGGCCAATCGGCGGGATCTGGGATGGCTGGCGTGGAACGCGGCGGTCGGGCTGGTACTGGGTGTCCTGGCGGTGGCGCTGCCGATCTCGGCAGTGGTGAAGATTGTCGGGCCCTGGTCGTGGCGGCTGCTGCCGGGCGGGAGCGTGGACGACCTGGAGATTGTGGTCGACTCCTGGGGAATGGCCGCGGTGAGTTCGACTACCGGGCTGTTCGTGCTGTGGTTGGCGCTGCAGGCGCCGGTGGTCGCGCGCTGGCAGGCCAGGATCGTGGCGGCGTTGCTCGGCCCGGCCAAGGGGCTGGAGCTGGCGCATCGGGTGGCGGCGCTGACCGCCACCCGGGCGGCGGCATTGGATGCGCACGGAGCGGAGCTGCGGCGGATCGAGCGGGATCTGCACGATGGGGCGCAGGCCCGGATCGCGGCGGTGATCATGCAGCTCGGCGTGGCCGATCAACTCCGGCAACGGGATCCGGCCGCCGCCGATGAGCTGGTGCGCAAGGCGCAGGACACCGCCACCGCGGCGCTGTCGGAGCTCCGCGAGGTGGTGCGCAGTGTGTACCCGCCGGTGCTGTCGGATCGCGGTCTGGCCAGTGCGATTTCGGCGCTCGCGGCCCGCAGTCCCATCCCCTGCACCGTGGATCTCGGCCGGGGCGCGCAGCCCCCGAGCTCCGAGGACACCGCGCCCGGTCCGCATGCGGCCGACGCCTTCCCGCGCCGACCCGCGGCGGTCGAAGCGGCCGCCTATTTCGTGATCGCGGAGGCGCTCACCAATGCCACCAAACACTCTCGTGCCCAGCATGTTTCGGTCTCCCTCGGTGGGACGACCGAGTTGCTGACGGTGGAGATACGCGATGACGGGGTCGGCGAGGCCCGGGATATCGAGGGCGGCGGGCTGGCCGGGATTCGGCGGCGCGCGGAGGCGCTGGACGGGCGCATGCTGCTGAGCAGCCCGGCCGGTGGACCTACCGTGGTGCGCGTGGAGCTACCGTGCGGATCATGA